From Brienomyrus brachyistius isolate T26 chromosome 18, BBRACH_0.4, whole genome shotgun sequence, one genomic window encodes:
- the zar1l gene encoding ZAR1-like protein, with translation MEGFMFSPHNFNMYTGGSPYAFNNQKTKYQNWNKKGSLYMSPEAMDYLDFCKRAQLRAILSQVNPSLTPRLRKANTKEFGVQVNPKVDAVVQCSLGPKTLFYRDRRWFSSKVPQTAENKDKFLPGSPINVRFSRPVAIYSPVFDRRFFTVPEDSVDEPSDLDEASKERGDQAKVEAAVKERVPEEALGPEARHCAADPSQVPKKFSFQFLEQKYGFFHCSQCNIRWESAYVWCISGTSKVYFKQYCRKCQVGFNPYRVESIQCQGCGQTRCSCERKQRHIDMARPHRQDLCGRCRGKRLSCDSTYSFKYIV, from the exons ATGGAGGGATTTATGTTTTCGCCGCATAATTTCAACATGTAtaccgggggcagcccatatgcGTTCAACAATCAGAAAACCAAATACCAGAACTGGAATAAGAAAGGGAGTCTCTACATGTCGCCCGAAGCCATGGACTACCTGGATTTCTGCAAACGCGCTCAATTGCGTGCGATTCTGTCCCAGGTCAACCCAAGTCTCACACCCCGTCTACGGAAAGCCAACACTAAAGAGTTCGGAGTGCAAGTCAACCCCAAGGTGGATGCGGTGGTCCAGTGCTCCCTCGGACCGAAGACGCTGTTCTACCGCGACAGGAGATGGTTTTCTTCAAAGGTGCCACAGACTGCAGAGAATAAAGACAAATTCCTGCCCGGTAGCCCGATCAACGTGCGCTTTTCCCGTCCAGTCGCTATATACTCTCCCGTCTTTGATCGGAGGTTTTTTACGGTGCCAGAAGACTCGGTGGACGAACCAAGCGACCTGGACGAAGCCAGCAAAGAGCGGGGCGATCAGGCGAAGGTGGAAGCCGCCGTGAAGGAGCGAGTGCCGGAGGAGGCATTGGGACCGGAGGCGCGTCATTGCGCTGCCGATCCGTCGCAGGTGCCGAAGAAATTCAGCTTCCAG TTCCTGGAACAGAAGTATGGCTTCTTCCATTGCAGCCAGTGCAACATAAGATGGGAAAGTGCGTACGTGTGGTGCATCTCGGGAACCAGTAAG GTGTACTTCAAGCAGTACTGCCGCAAATGTCAGGTCGGGTTCAATCCGTACCGAGTGGAGTCGATCCAGTGCcag GGCTGTGGCCAGACCCGGTGCTCCTGCGAGAGGAAGCAGCGGCACATCGATATGGCGCGTCCTCACCGCCAGGACCTGTGTGGCCGGTGCCGCGGCAAGCGGCTGTCCTGCGACAGCACCTACAGCTTCAAGTACATTGTCTAG